From the Synechococcus sp. HK01-R genome, one window contains:
- the ppk2 gene encoding polyphosphate kinase 2, whose product MGHKDKHDKHHKQGDHKGKKSKQHPSEAKLPDPVIAALDGSECDIDHPSELLDDLLEGRNHNGDRLNKKLYEAELIRLQTDLVRMQYWIKATGYRMIVLFEGRDAAGKGGTIKRLTEPMNPRGCRVVALGTPSDQQKTQWYFQRYVEHFPSAGEIVVFDRSWYNRAGVERVMGFCTDEQVDQFMEACPQFERMLVRSGILLLKYWFSVSDKEQEARFQSRIDDPTRRWKLSPMDLEARNRWVDFSRAKDAMFAHTNIPEAPWFTVEADDKRRARLNCLRHVLSKVPWEDMTPPGIDLPPRPEQGDYIRPPINEQFFVPNAYPYA is encoded by the coding sequence ATGGGTCACAAGGACAAACACGACAAACATCACAAACAAGGCGATCACAAGGGGAAGAAGTCGAAACAACACCCCTCCGAAGCGAAGTTGCCGGACCCAGTGATTGCGGCTCTCGATGGCAGTGAATGCGACATCGACCATCCTTCCGAACTGCTGGATGACCTGCTTGAGGGACGAAACCACAACGGTGATCGCCTGAACAAGAAGCTTTACGAGGCCGAGCTGATCAGGTTGCAGACCGATTTGGTGCGTATGCAGTACTGGATCAAAGCCACCGGATACCGCATGATCGTGCTCTTCGAGGGGCGTGACGCAGCCGGGAAAGGCGGCACGATCAAACGGCTGACAGAACCGATGAACCCCAGGGGTTGTCGTGTGGTGGCCCTCGGCACTCCTTCGGATCAGCAGAAAACCCAGTGGTATTTCCAGCGCTATGTGGAGCACTTTCCCAGCGCCGGCGAGATCGTGGTGTTCGACCGCAGCTGGTACAACCGCGCCGGTGTGGAGCGGGTGATGGGCTTCTGCACTGATGAGCAGGTCGATCAATTCATGGAGGCCTGTCCGCAGTTCGAGCGGATGTTGGTACGCAGCGGCATTCTTCTACTGAAATATTGGTTTTCTGTCAGTGATAAAGAACAGGAAGCCCGCTTCCAGTCGCGTATCGATGATCCCACGCGTCGTTGGAAGCTGAGTCCGATGGATCTTGAGGCGCGCAACCGTTGGGTGGATTTCTCCCGGGCCAAGGACGCGATGTTCGCCCACACCAACATCCCGGAGGCCCCTTGGTTCACCGTGGAAGCTGATGACAAACGGCGGGCACGGCTGAATTGTCTCCGACATGTGCTTAGCAAGGTTCCCTGGGAGGACATGACTCCACCTGGCATTGATCTACCGCCGCGGCCTGAGCAGGGCGACTACATCCGGCCGCCCATCAACGAACAGTTTTTCGTGCCGAATGCCTACCCCTACGCATGA